Genomic DNA from Pedobacter africanus:
CATAACGCATCGCAAATAAAGCTACATAGTCGTTAAATGTGACAATTGCAGTGGGTTTTCGCCTGTGGTTTAACAGGATATCCATGACATCAATCGTCCCTTCTTCCGATAAATCGCAACTTACAACCAATGAAGGGTCAAATTTGAGACGGTTGGCCATCATCGCGCGAATGTAACCTTCCTTTCTTTCATGACTTGCAACCAGGGTATTCGGGCCATTGATCATTCCAATACTCCGGTGTCCTTTTTTCAGTAGAAAATTCACCGCCTCAAAGGTACCGGTCTCCAGATTAGATGACACGTAATGAATGTCCTTAATAGGAGGAATACGGTCAAAAAACACAACCGGTATATTCAGTTTTCTGAAAATATCAAAGTGTTCGTAAGTACTTGTTGTTTTTGAAACGGACACCAATAAACCATCAACACGCTGACTTTTCATTTTTTCAACAAGTAGCTTCTCTCTTGCCGCATCATCGTGCGATTGCGCCAGTAATACAGTGTAGTTTCTCTTATAGGCGATGTCTTCAATACCGCTTATTGCCGCCGAAAAAAAGGATTCGGATAACTCCGGTAAAATAACACCTATTACAAAAGATTTACCATGCAAAAATTGAATGGCTTTTTGATTGGGCTCATAATTAAGCTCTTCTGCAAGTTTTTTGACCCGCATTTTTGTTGTCAAACCAATGCTCGAATGGTCATTTAAGGCCCTGGATACTGTTGAAACTGAAACCTTGAGTATCTTCGCTATTTCCTTAATGGTTGTTGGTTTGTCAGACATCATATCCAAATATTGGAATAAAAATAACAATTTCATCAAAAAAACTACATCTGATAAAATTACCAGCTAGTTTATTGCAAAATTCACGCAAACGATTGCCAGCTAAGCCAGATGAATAATGTATATTTCAAATAGGTTGGAACCGAAATAAATAGCCACAGCATTTAAGTCCCGGATTGTACAGTACCTGATAAACAGTGAAGATTAAAATATCAAACGTTTGCGTTCTTTTTTAAATTGATTCTTTATGCACTTAGTTACAGAGTTGCATAACTTGGATGAGTTATTCTTTAAATCGACTGAATGGTACTGATTATCCAGTACAAAACTTTATAATGACTAAACAACTATGAACAGAAGAGAATTTGTTAAAAACAGTAGCATTACAGCAGCGGCGGCAACTGTATTACCAGGCAATTCTTTGTTTGCGGCAGCAGCAGCAGATAAAGTAAAAGTAGCTATGATAGGTGTTGGCTTGCGTGGACAAAACCACTTGAGTCTTTTACTAAAAAGAGCTGATGTGGAGCTTGTTGCAATATGTGATATTGACGAACGTATGCTCAATTCTGCTAAAACCATAATCAACAAAAGCGGCAAACCCATGCCTAAGATCTTTACGGGAGACAATTATGCCTGGAAAAAACTCCTGGAAACTAAAGGCTTGCAGGCAGTTGTAATAGCTACGCCCTGGGAGTGGCATAAGGAGATGATCATAAAATCTTTGGAAGCGGGACTTAAATATGTGGCTACTGAAGTCATGTTGGGCATTACTTTACAGGATCATTGGGATGTTGTACAAGCAGCAGAAAAGCACAGCGCAAATGTAATGATGCTTGAAAATGTTTGTTACCGTCGCGATGTACTTGCTGCATTGAATATGGTAAGACAAGGTGTTTTTGGTGAAATAGTTCATTTACAGGGGGGCTATCAGCATGATCTGAGAGAAGTTAAATTTAACGATGGTGTTAAAGCGTATGGTGGCGGCGTTGAGTTTAACGAAAAAGGCTTCTCAGAAGCACGCTGGAGAACCAACCATTCGGTACATAGAAATGGCGACCTCTATCCAACCCACGGAATCGGTCCTGTAGCCAACTGTATCAACATCAATCGCGGAAATAAATTCTTAAAACTAAATTCTTTCGCAACAAAATCCAGAGGGCTGCATAATTATATAGTTGCGAACGGAGGCGAAAGTCATCCAAATGCCAAGGTAAATTTCCGTTTAGGAGATATTGTAACCACAACAATTGATTGTGCCAATGGTGAGACCATTATTTTACAGCACGATACCAACCTGCCAAGACCTTATTCGCTTGGCTTCCGGGTACAGGGAACAAAGGGCCTGTGGATGGACCTGAATAAAAGTATATACGTGGAAGGTGTCAGCAAACCGCACCAGTGGGATAACCAAAACAGCTGGATGGAAAAATACGATCACCCGCTATGGAAAAAATATGGTGATGACGCACAAGGTGCCGGACATGGCGGTATGGATTTCTTCGTGATACATGCCTTCATTGAATCTGTAAAACGCAATGTGCCAACTCCACTGGATGTTTATGACGCAGCAGCATGGAGTGCCATTACCCCTTTAAGTGAGCAGTCCATTGAGCTGGGCAACGAAACGATCGATTTTCCTGACTTCACTAGTGGCAAATGGATGTCAAGGAAACCAATATTCGCGCTGAACGACGATTATTAGGTTTTGGTTTAAGCCATAAAAGCCTTGTAATTTAGATTACAAGGCTTTTTATGTTAAAATTGAAATCAACCGAACTGTTAACATTAACTTAACATTGAATATGCATATTTGCATATGTTTATAAATATTCTGGCTATAGCCTTTGTCCTTTTTGCTTTATATGCTGCTTTTAAAATGGATACCGTTTTACAAGGTGTCCTGTTTATCCTTGCAATATGTGTTGTTTGTGGAATATTATATCTGTTTATTTCTTTTCCGGGGCTCTCCGGACTTTCTGTTGCCATTATGATGGCCGCCTTTATTTTCAGACAAAATAAAAAATAGCTCCTTAACTACACTTTTTCGTGCCCAATTACTGAACGGTTACCACCAAGGCTGGTTAATTGAATTATCAGTTTTTCTCGCGAATATCGAGAGATAATGTAAATTTTTTAATTACCAATAAATCATTTCAATAATTTGTTTCATAATATTATAAATATATTACAATATTTTATTAAATAATTCTTAAATTTATTATATAGGAATATTCACAGATATACATTATAGGCTATGAAAACTTTAGGT
This window encodes:
- a CDS encoding LacI family DNA-binding transcriptional regulator, with the translated sequence MMSDKPTTIKEIAKILKVSVSTVSRALNDHSSIGLTTKMRVKKLAEELNYEPNQKAIQFLHGKSFVIGVILPELSESFFSAAISGIEDIAYKRNYTVLLAQSHDDAAREKLLVEKMKSQRVDGLLVSVSKTTSTYEHFDIFRKLNIPVVFFDRIPPIKDIHYVSSNLETGTFEAVNFLLKKGHRSIGMINGPNTLVASHERKEGYIRAMMANRLKFDPSLVVSCDLSEEGTIDVMDILLNHRRKPTAIVTFNDYVALFAMRYAKSLQLQDIDFVSYANLPIINYVDHTPIASVEQFPYKQGKKAADILIDLINKPRNETGTEQAYFNIVVESELVLSHRK
- a CDS encoding Gfo/Idh/MocA family protein, which translates into the protein MNRREFVKNSSITAAAATVLPGNSLFAAAAADKVKVAMIGVGLRGQNHLSLLLKRADVELVAICDIDERMLNSAKTIINKSGKPMPKIFTGDNYAWKKLLETKGLQAVVIATPWEWHKEMIIKSLEAGLKYVATEVMLGITLQDHWDVVQAAEKHSANVMMLENVCYRRDVLAALNMVRQGVFGEIVHLQGGYQHDLREVKFNDGVKAYGGGVEFNEKGFSEARWRTNHSVHRNGDLYPTHGIGPVANCININRGNKFLKLNSFATKSRGLHNYIVANGGESHPNAKVNFRLGDIVTTTIDCANGETIILQHDTNLPRPYSLGFRVQGTKGLWMDLNKSIYVEGVSKPHQWDNQNSWMEKYDHPLWKKYGDDAQGAGHGGMDFFVIHAFIESVKRNVPTPLDVYDAAAWSAITPLSEQSIELGNETIDFPDFTSGKWMSRKPIFALNDDY